From the genome of Macrobrachium nipponense isolate FS-2020 chromosome 43, ASM1510439v2, whole genome shotgun sequence, one region includes:
- the LOC135213666 gene encoding LOW QUALITY PROTEIN: chitinase-3-like protein 1 (The sequence of the model RefSeq protein was modified relative to this genomic sequence to represent the inferred CDS: inserted 1 base in 1 codon), with protein sequence MKLLCHLLLGATCLALTEGLMVCYFGSWAKYRWGDGTFDVEDIDPAICTHIVFGFAGIDESTHEIQPLDPYNDLCENWGKCAYDRFTALKEKNTNLRALLAVGGWNEGSEKYSVMAADPAKRKVFIDSSITLLKAHNFDGLDMDWEYPAFRGGRPYDRENFVTLLRELKEALHAEGMIITAAVXAGKDKMDESYDIASVAANLDFVNLMTYDLHGAWDPYTHHHSPLYAHPQDRFNNNSYLNVDFAVNYWLDHGTPKEKLVVGVPLYGRCWTLDSEADTGFYAKASQPGTAGKYTNQAGFMGYNEICESQLEKEWQVVYDTAMHEPYAYSFAQSRIWCSYEDGLSAGIKAKYIRDKGLAGVMIWSIETDDFKGKCHGRTFHLTKTLYETFLGGDIPQPPTMAPKPQTTLSPDISVGPQTTYKPPPPEGICQHPGNNPDPEDCTRYFQCAEGSDGKYMQAEEKCPAGLLFNPVALICDWDYSVCALDGNVCPHNC encoded by the exons ATGAAGTTACTTTGCCATCTGCTCTTAGGGGCCACTTGTCTTGCCCTTACAG AGGGTCTGATGGTGTGCTACTTCGGTTCCTGGGCCAAATACCGCTGGGGCGACGGGACCTTCGACGTCGAAGACATCGACCCCGCCATCTGCACACACATCGTCTTCGGGTTCGCTGGCATCGACGAGTCCACACACGAGATCCAG CCTCTGGACCCTTACAACGACCTGTGCGAGAACTGGGGGAAATGCGCCTACGACCGTTTCACGGCCCTGAAGGAGAAGAACACCAACCTTCGGGCACTCCTGGCCGTCGGAGGCTGGAACGAAGGCTCCGAGAAGTACTCCGTG ATGGCAGCCGACCCCGCGAAGAGAAAGGTCTTCATCGACTCCTCCATCACGCTCCTGAAGGCGCATAATTTCGATGGTCTGGACATGGACTGGGAATACCCAGCCTTCAGGGGAGGTCGGCCCTACGACCGC GAGAACTTCGTGACGCTCCTCCGAGAGCTGAAGGAAGCCCTACACGCCGAGGGCATGATCATCACGGCGGCCG GCGCCGGCAAGGACAAGATGGACGAAAGCTACGACATCGCCAGCGTAGCCGCCAACCTCGATTTCGTCAACCTCATGACTTACGACCTCCACGGAGCCTGGGACCCCTACACCCACCACCACTCGCCGCTCTACGCCCATCCCCAGGACAGGTTCAACAACAACTCTTACCTCAATGTG GACTTCGCTGTCAACTACTGGCTGGACCACGGCACGCCCAAGGAAAAGCTCGTCGTGGGCGTCCCCCTCTACGGCCGTTGCTGGACATTGGACTCAGAAGCGGATACGGGTTTCTACGCGAAGGCCTCTCAGCCTGGAACTGCTGGAAAATACACGAATCAGGCTGGATTCATGGGATACAATGAG ATCTGCGAGTCCCAGCTCGAGAAGGAGTGGCAGGTGGTATACGACACGGCAATGCACGAACCATACGCCTACAGCTTCGCCCAGAGCAGGATCTGGTGTTCCTATGAGGATGGCCTCTCTGCTGGCATCAAG GCTAAGTACATCCGAGACAAAGGTCTCGCAGGCGTCATGATCTGGAGCATCGAGACGGACGACTTCAAGGGCAAATGCCACGGCCGCACTTTCCACCTGACGAAGACCCTCTACGAGACCTTCCTCGGGGGCGATATCCCCCAGCCCCCAACGATGGCGCCCAAACCCCAGACAACCCTG TCCCCTGACATATCTGTGGGCCCTCAGACTACCTACAAACCCCCACCACCAGAGGGCATTTGCCAACACCCAGGGAATAATCCGGATCCAGAAGACTGCACTCGCTACTTCCAGTGCGCGGAG GGATCCGACGGCAAATACATGCAGGCGGAGGAGAAGTGTCCTGCAGGACTCCTCTTCAATCCTGTGGCTCTCATCTGCGATTGGGACTACTCTGTCTGCGCCTTGGACGGGAATGTCTGTCCTCACAACTGCTAg